One segment of Pseudalkalibacillus hwajinpoensis DNA contains the following:
- a CDS encoding tRNA-binding protein, giving the protein MATFDDFMKLDIRVGEIIEVNDFKKARKPAYQLKVDLGEEIGIKKSSAQIKDLYNQDDLIGKQVMAVVNFPPRQIADYMSEVLVLGVYGDEGVVLIQPDQKVKKGDKLG; this is encoded by the coding sequence GTGGCGACGTTTGATGATTTTATGAAACTTGATATTCGTGTTGGGGAAATTATTGAAGTGAATGATTTTAAAAAGGCTAGAAAACCAGCTTATCAATTAAAGGTAGATCTGGGGGAGGAAATTGGTATAAAGAAGTCCAGTGCACAAATTAAGGATCTGTATAACCAGGATGATTTAATCGGTAAACAGGTGATGGCGGTGGTGAATTTCCCCCCAAGGCAAATTGCAGATTATATGTCTGAAGTGCTTGTATTAGGCGTATACGGAGATGAAGGAGTCGTGCTAATACAGCCTGATCAAAAAGTGAAAAAAGGCGATAAATTAGGATGA
- a CDS encoding alpha/beta hydrolase, which yields MIGCLLIHGFTGSPFEVEPLANYFRSQTDWVVVSPTLPGHGEKDSLRGITFQQWIDTAEEHLKQLLERCDTIYLIGFSMGGVLAGYLATKYKVDKLVLLSAAIQYIHPLQMVKDIREMMTDLYRGKLLQNELFIRYSKKVKTTPLLASLEFRKLVQHLKPSFEHVSIPTIILQGKLDGMVPYKTADTIYQLIRSDEKQVRLMENSKHLICHGEDRDDVIHTVYRFLIN from the coding sequence ATGATTGGTTGTTTGCTCATACATGGATTTACAGGGTCACCATTTGAGGTTGAACCTCTGGCAAATTATTTTAGAAGTCAAACGGATTGGGTTGTAGTATCACCGACGCTTCCAGGACACGGGGAAAAGGATTCACTTAGAGGGATTACCTTTCAACAATGGATCGATACAGCAGAGGAGCATTTAAAGCAGTTGTTAGAACGTTGCGATACGATTTATCTCATTGGATTTTCAATGGGGGGCGTTCTCGCTGGCTATTTAGCAACGAAGTATAAAGTTGATAAACTAGTGTTATTAAGTGCAGCTATACAATATATTCATCCTTTGCAGATGGTGAAGGATATAAGAGAAATGATGACCGATCTCTACAGAGGAAAGCTTCTTCAAAATGAATTGTTTATTCGCTATAGCAAAAAGGTAAAGACAACGCCACTCCTTGCTTCATTAGAATTTCGAAAGCTTGTCCAACACCTCAAGCCATCCTTCGAACATGTCTCTATTCCAACGATCATTTTACAGGGAAAGCTTGATGGAATGGTACCTTATAAAACCGCTGATACGATTTATCAGTTGATTCGTTCGGATGAGAAACAGGTTAGATTGATGGAGAATTCAAAGCATTTGATCTGCCACGGAGAGGATCGGGATGATGTTATTCATACGGTGTACCGTTTCCTTATAAACTAG
- a CDS encoding nucleotidyltransferase domain-containing protein, with protein sequence MRNPLLTPIMIEKYAKRLVVRLKQPSLSGIVLTGSFARGEAGPYSDLDIWCFYKELPSKSPCLPELTGISLDLREVSLQEFSEMADGSREYVAPCFEQLNVYGDTPFVLPSRNKIKRGLVSLLQSIDTRLQQCMPPINHYELLNDIMYALRIEQFFKTSQYPLTLSELYAIQFEESDRFLVECYSSFLFGERHKSEDEIHSKIHLFMEKRLE encoded by the coding sequence ATGCGAAATCCACTACTTACTCCAATAATGATTGAAAAATACGCTAAACGACTTGTTGTCCGATTGAAACAACCATCGTTATCTGGGATTGTTTTGACAGGAAGCTTTGCTAGAGGGGAAGCTGGTCCATATTCCGATCTGGATATCTGGTGTTTTTATAAGGAACTCCCAAGTAAGTCTCCATGTCTCCCTGAACTAACGGGTATTTCACTTGATCTAAGAGAAGTGAGTCTACAGGAATTTAGCGAAATGGCTGATGGGTCAAGAGAGTATGTGGCTCCTTGTTTTGAGCAATTAAACGTATATGGAGACACACCTTTTGTTCTTCCTTCAAGAAATAAAATCAAGCGTGGTCTTGTGAGCCTGCTACAGTCTATTGATACTCGCTTGCAACAATGTATGCCACCAATCAACCACTACGAATTATTAAATGACATCATGTACGCCCTTCGCATCGAACAGTTTTTCAAGACTTCACAATACCCCCTTACCCTATCTGAACTATACGCTATACAATTTGAAGAGAGCGATCGCTTCCTAGTAGAGTGTTACTCTTCATTCTTATTTGGAGAGCGACACAAAAGTGAGGATGAAATTCATAGCAAGATTCATCTATTTATGGAGAAGAGATTGGAATAG
- the mscL gene encoding large conductance mechanosensitive channel protein MscL, protein MSIGLLNEFRHFAIRGNAADMGIGIVLGAAFSNFIDSLVSDIILPPVGLLLARINFSDLFISLNGHYYPSLSDAKEAGAATINYGVFLTTSIRFLIIFFSVFLVVRQLNRWRKPGQDPINSMTRKECPFCCTPIPSKAVICPNCSTSLREELEPPSLKVHVRKSSRTSFK, encoded by the coding sequence ATTTCCATCGGTCTATTAAATGAATTTCGTCATTTCGCTATTAGAGGTAACGCGGCTGATATGGGAATTGGAATTGTACTAGGCGCAGCGTTTAGTAATTTTATCGATTCGCTTGTTTCAGATATAATACTTCCACCTGTAGGTCTACTATTAGCGAGAATTAATTTTTCCGATCTTTTTATTAGTTTAAATGGGCATTATTATCCGTCTCTCTCTGATGCAAAAGAAGCCGGGGCGGCGACAATCAATTATGGAGTCTTCCTTACAACGTCCATTCGCTTTTTAATCATTTTCTTTTCAGTGTTTCTTGTCGTTCGTCAGTTGAATAGATGGCGAAAACCAGGACAAGATCCTATTAATTCTATGACTAGAAAAGAATGCCCGTTTTGCTGTACGCCGATACCTTCGAAAGCAGTGATTTGTCCGAATTGCTCTACATCTCTTCGTGAAGAACTAGAACCGCCTTCACTAAAGGTTCATGTTCGGAAAAGTTCAAGAACATCATTTAAGTAA